ACTCTCAAAGAAGCATAAATATTCCTAATTCCTGAAGGCCGAGCCTGAGCTCGTAAATCTAAGCggggctggggggtgggaggggtccCGCGCAACAAACACGACAGAGCTCCCACGGGCCGCGCGCCGCCGGCCTCGGGCCCGCCAGTCTCCTGCGGGTCTCAGCCCATGGCTCGCGGAGCCGCTCCCGACGTGGCGCGGCGGGTGCGCGCGGCGAGCACGCGAGGACGCGGGGAGGGGCTCCCGGCCTCGCTCCCAGCCGCGCCCCACTCCCCTCGGCGCCCACCAAGCCGTAAATCAGGGCCGAGGCCGCTGGGCCAATGGCGACCCGACTCGTAAATCGGTCTGTCAAGAGCAGCCAATGAGAGGTGGCGTTAAATCAAGTCCTGTCAGCGCTCGGCCAATGAGAGTCTCTGGGCTGACCATAAATCTGTCTGCGAGAGACagcgaaagagagagagagtgtgcgcACGAGCGAGAGCTGGCGGGCGGGGCCGTGGGGGAGGCGCGAGGCGGGGACAGTCGGGCCGGCGCGGGCGGGCGCAGGCGGGCGCGGCGCGGGCGCGGGCGGGCGCGGCGGGCGTGAGACTGCAGTCTGCCCGAGAGACGCCCAGATggagagggacaaagagaggCCAGGACAGTGCGCGGGCTCGCGCAGGAGGTTGACAGATAGAAGTGGGGATACAGGCTCTGAATTCTCATTCTGACAGAGCGCCCCAAGAGAaaactctcaggaaacacttgtTTTCCGTTCTCTTTTTCCTAACCCAGCCTTTATTGAAATTGGGAACCGAGATGGGTGCCCAAGGGGGCCCCCCCAAGGGTGAAAAACCAACTTCCTTGATAAATTCCTGTCCTTTCATCTTGGGACTCTTTGTGTCCTCTGAATTTTTTCCCCCCCAGCAATCGGAGATTAAGAAGTCACTCTGATGTCTAACTGCAATCCCTATCGTTGTTCCATTCTACTTTGAGGAAGCTTTTGAATTGCCTTCAAGGAATGTGAAAAGTGAACCCTTTTATGAGCCTTTAGAGAGTTGCCAACCTTCTGAATCTTGGAAGGACTGAGCAGGAAGGACTTTTAGGGTTCGCCTGGTCACCACGATCTGCCTTCAGCAAAGCAGCTGTTCTGTAGCGGTTAGTCCTTTATGCTGGCAACAGCTCTGGTTACACTTTGCCCTCAAACCACAGTCTATCATTTACTAGCCCTTTGACTTTGAACAAATTAACCTGTTGGTGTTTGTTTTCCCATTTGTAAGAAAGTATAATAGATCGTCATGGGAATTTTATGCTTACATGAAATATCTTTGCATGGTTTAGCACTACACAAAGAGTGTCCCCCCTACCCTCATCTTTCTACAGATCATGAAACCTGAAGCCTAGAGTGGCCCAGAGGTCTCAAGTTCATGGAGCTGTCACTCAGGTCCTTGGCCAGATCTCAGCTCCACAATCCCAAGCAGCTGTCTGCACCGTGTCTCAGTAGCCtcagcttgcttttgtttgttggctGTGGAGAACACCTTGAAATACATGCTTTTGGTTAGTCCCTGACTGGTAGGGGGTGGAATGTGGGACGTGGGAGGAGACTGTCTTTCTATTCTTACTTCAATACTTATTTCAATACTTCCTCTTGTTTCAAAACAGGCATTTGAAGCAGGGGCATCTTGTCAACCCAACTCACATTTCATCCCCAAGTACTCTCATGATGTTCACCCAGTACCTCACCCTGTCCAACCTTAGATAAGGATGGAGGCTCCAGTGACTGAGCATGGTGATTCATACATGAAATTCCCACTTTCTGAGcccgaggcaggagaatcaggtattcaaggccagcctcagctacacagtgacacattgtttccaaagaaagaaaaggaaagaatggtcTTAGCAAGGATGACATAACTGTAATGTTTGCACTCTAGAGTGGAGGACAATGAGGTGGTGAGAcactttattaaaaaacaaaaacatgcctggcaggggtggcacacgcctttaatccgagcactggggaggcagacgcaggcggatctctgtgagtttgaggtcctGCAAATCCTGGGCCTCCACCCTTGGTCACGGATCCTGCTGGCACTTTCAATACTCAACCGGAagtcagaaagaaaacacagagaaccAGCGCCATCTGGTGGACATTATACTTTCAGGCGGTAGTTACAGAATGATGATGCTTGGGAAGGCAGGGGTGTGCCCTCCAACATTTCTGTGGGGCTTTCTTcaacctgggggtgggggtgaggtggggagatCGGAGGAAGAGAGCCTCCCATTACAGCTGCCACCCGCTAATCTCGGTTCCATTTTCTAAGAGCACAATCTCCACTTTGACTGTCCCCTTGGCTGGGGCACAATGGGTAGGATTCACTGCAGGGGTATAACCTGTAGAGTTGAATAAACCTCCTGACCTGGGTGGGCATTCTGGCAGCAGTGGTGAGCAGTATGGGCCGTTTTAGTAAGGAAAAACACACTGTGGCTGTGGCTAGTGCAGGCCAGTCTCCAGTTTGAGAGTAACTTGGGCTGcacagcaagactgtctcaaaggaaaacataaaaagggagagagaaggctAATTCTCTCCAAATACCATACATGTCCTGCATCCTGGGACCCTATCAGTCACaggttgtgtctgtctgtccctggatAGCTGCTCTCTACCCTACTCTAAAACAGGGCATCCcaaagcttgctggccagccaatcgAGTCAAATTTCtgaactcatacacacacacacacacacacacacacacacacacagagagagagagagagagagagagagagagagagagagagagagagagaggcatttaTTAATAATTGACCTTGGTTCACACAGGGCTGACACATTGATTCCTGGATGGGGAAACGGTGTATCCCAACACCACTGAGGTGGTCTGTGAAAATGTCTCCTGTCCTGCCCACGCGGGCCACTCCTGATGCTGGCCTGGGCTGGTGAATGAACTACCAGCTCTAACGGAACCGACGGAAACTCTGTGGACCGCGTTTCAGAATGAAGCCATATGCGTGGCGGAACTGGCGGTTCATGGCTGCATAGAGCACGGGGTTGATGCAGCTGTTGAGCCAGGTGAGGTTGGCAGCCACCATGTGCACTACCCGCGGAGCGCGGCCCCTGGCGTCCAAAATGTTGAGCAGCATGAAGGGGATGTAACTGAGGACGAAGCAGAGGAACACCGCGAAGCACATGCGCGTCACCTTCCCGAAGTCCGATGGGGCATCCGGGGCTCTGCGCGCTCCTGCAGCTTCCCGGCCCCTGCAATGCGCTTCAGGAAGGCCTCTCTCTGCAATATGCTGGGCTGTCTTTTTAGTGTCCTGGACCCGCGCTTCTGAGGAGTCCCCTTCCAGGGTCTGCGTGGTCGAAGCACTGGCTGGCTCAGATGAAATCCCCTCGCTGGGCCCTCTTGAGGCAAGCCCGCTGTCTAGCTCCTGGAAGTGGCCAGGCATGGCCTCATTTGTCCCGGCCACCTGATGAGAGCGGATGTTGGCCCGCTGCAGCCCGTACTGGTCTAGCGCTCGAGCCGCACGCTTCACTTGGCGGTGGATGAGGCAGTAGAAGACACCCACACTGCTGAGTCCGAGCACAAAGAAGATGCCCATGAGGATGGTGGTGTAAGGCCGGCCTCGTATGCGGTCAAAGCTACAGGTGCAGACCACCGGCACCAAGACAAACACACGCCAGAGTGGGGCAAAGCTTGCCACCCCCACAATCCAGCTGCCCACCAGTGCCAGCACAATTCCTTTGGCACTGAAAACCCGGGGAAAGAGCTTAGGGTGGGCAATGAGGAGGTAGCGTCCTAGAGCAATGAGACAGAGGGTGAGAATGGAGACAGAATTGGAAGTAAAGAGGAGGAGCCCAAATATTCTGCAGAAGATGGCGCCTGTGCGCCAGTGGAGGTGGAGGTATGTGTCCACGGAGAAAGGCTGCAGGAGCGTGCAATAGAGTAGATCAGCCAGGGTGAGGTTGGCAATGAGCAGGTTGAAGCGGGTTCGGAGCTTAGGACGGATGACCAATGCCAGCAGGGTGAGCACATTGCCCACGGTGCCTGTCACAGCCACTACCACGCCCCAGATAACTGCAAAGTAACGATAGCCCAACACGGACTCATGGTAACAGGAGAAGTTGACATCCGAGGTGTTCCACATGATGGAGActgaagggaaagaagagggagatggAGTGAGAACTCGCTCTTCATCTTGCCCTATTTGAACAGCTTTGTCCCCTCACACCTGTTCTGCACCTAGGACTCACTTTAATTCACAGCCCTGGAAAGCCACTCACACCATTTCATCTCAAATTTCCCAACTCACTCCTTAGGctcttctgtcctttcctttcacgttcttagttttctttcttaaattcttttttttttttctttcaagacagggtttctttgtgtagctttggagcctatcctggcactccctctgtagaccaggctggcctcgaactcacagagatcctcctgcctctgcctcccgggtgctggaattaaaggcatgtgccaccaacgcccagctttctttcttaaattcttaTCAAATGTCTCTTTTCTGTTGCCCCAAACCCTAGACCCCTTCATCAATATGTGTGGGATGCTCCCCATAACCCTGGCAACCTCCACCATAATTCCTTCCCGGTTCCTGAAGACAACCAGGAGTCCCTTGTCCTCTGCTCCtccatccatctttctttctttctttctttctttctttctttctttctttctttgttccttaatAGTGTCTTGTtatggagctcaggctggccttaagtcATGTGGACTCTCTGGCCTCAGACCTGCACCACTATTCTCCTGACCCCAAATGTTCTGATGGTAACTACCTGGAAAATGAGAGGACTAAGactgtgcaccacacacacacatacacacacacacacacacacacacacacacacacacgacatgcTCAGCTCACCTGAGGTTCCCAGTTTTCACACTTGTCTTCAGTAAACAAAAAGTCCAGTTCACCTAAAGAACAGGCCTTCCTTGGGGCAGTCAGGCTTTCTGGGGAGCAGCCAGGCTTCCAGCTGGGCATATAATGCCTCCTACCATGTTAGACTGAAAGAATAAGAAACTCCCTAGTTACCCAACGTTAGCCACTTCCTTCCTCACCTCCAGCCAGTCCACTAATTTTATCTTGGCTATTAAAGTCCGAGCTTCTCTGTTGAAATTCCCCTGCAGCTTACTCCAGAGTTGTCTCACTCTTCCCTTTATCTTTCCTGAAACCCAAGTCATGTTTCCTTCCGTACTGTGAGGGAGGACCTCCCTAAGGTCATTGCTGAGAACTGTTGAGCAGGGAGACAATGTCTGATCCTCCAGGccacttctgtttttgtttgtttgagaaagggtatGACTCAATATCCCAGtctgccctagaactcacagaaattcccctgcctcagtcactTGAGCACTGTGAGTATaagcatgagctaccacacctgaCTGAGCCACTTCTGAAGAGATCAGACACCAAGGCCAGATTTTAGAAGCAGTGGTGGAATCGATGAGCTTAAAACCCACAgagtttatgtttgttttgcaatagcacttcctgtcttctcttcagAGTCTGGAGATGGTTTACATCAGAGGGTCCCAATGACACTTCAGCACATCTGAGAAGTGGAGTCAGATAAAAAGATATGGGTttgggactggcaagatggctcagcttgtaaaggtacttgccatggCCTGAGTTGTATTCTAGAACCTACATGATAGAAATAGAGAATTAACGTCTGCAAATTGTTCTCCAACTTTCATACAAATTCTGTGGGACATGTGcatctataaacacacacatacatgcaataaaaagtttttttgaggcagggtctcattatgtagctttggctgacctagagctcactttgtagatcatgctggctttgaactcatggataTCCACTTGCCTTCCAagagctgaaattaaaggtgtgaacaGGGGCTGGTGGTACAGGCTGATAGTTACTCAAGAA
This DNA window, taken from Cricetulus griseus strain 17A/GY chromosome 2, alternate assembly CriGri-PICRH-1.0, whole genome shotgun sequence, encodes the following:
- the Gpr84 gene encoding G-protein coupled receptor 84, with the translated sequence MWNTSDVNFSCYHESVLGYRYFAVIWGVVVAVTGTVGNVLTLLALVIRPKLRTRFNLLIANLTLADLLYCTLLQPFSVDTYLHLHWRTGAIFCRIFGLLLFTSNSVSILTLCLIALGRYLLIAHPKLFPRVFSAKGIVLALVGSWIVGVASFAPLWRVFVLVPVVCTCSFDRIRGRPYTTILMGIFFVLGLSSVGVFYCLIHRQVKRAARALDQYGLQRANIRSHQVAGTNEAMPGHFQELDSGLASRGPSEGISSEPASASTTQTLEGDSSEARVQDTKKTAQHIAERGLPEAHCRGREAAGARRAPDAPSDFGKVTRMCFAVFLCFVLSYIPFMLLNILDARGRAPRVVHMVAANLTWLNSCINPVLYAAMNRQFRHAYGFILKRGPQSFRRFR